The following are from one region of the Siniperca chuatsi isolate FFG_IHB_CAS linkage group LG13, ASM2008510v1, whole genome shotgun sequence genome:
- the parla gene encoding presenilins-associated rhomboid-like protein, mitochondrial isoform X3, whose product MAWRGCVMKWAKTEFNRSTNTTSRSSSRLNRCNQQRCGFHREAKRPNTKKGNVTQETTSEAGAPGPPPPPKAPKPTLFKPLMFTVGGSQDMAYWHDWWNQLSGFQRQLIFLMSMVDDYWSSLTEGQRTVTGIIAVNAVVLCCWRIPSMQRSMIKYFTSNPASKTRCLPMVLSSFSHYSIIHMVANMYVLWTFSSGIVSLLGKEQFLAVYLSAGVISTMVSYMCKTATGRLHPSLGASGAVMAVLAAVCAKVPEAKLGIIFLPMVTFTAGNALKALVAIDTAGLILGWRLFDHAAHLGGALFGVWYVAYGHKLIWRKREPLVKLWHDMRSPGAGGSRPGGGPGVSGGGGGGPGPQ is encoded by the exons ATGGCGTGGAGAGGATGTGTAATGAAATGGGCCAAAACAGAGTTCAACAGATCCACCAACACTACTTCACGAAGCTCCAG CAGACTGAACCGCTGCAACCAACAGAGGTGCGGTTTCCATCGGGAAGCCAAAAGGCCGAatacaaagaaaggaaatgtcACCCAAGAAACGACCTCCGAGGCTGGTGCACCAGGTCCCCCACCTCCTCCCAAAGCCCCCAAGCCGACACTTTTCAAACCGCTGATGTTCACAGTAGGG GGCTCCCAGGACATGGCGTACTGGCATGACTGGTGGAACCAGCTGTCAGGCTTCCAGCGACAGCTCATCTTCCTGATGTCCATGGTGGATGACTACTGGAGCAGCctcacagagggacagaggacTGTCACTG GTATCATTGCAGTAAATGCTGTAGTCCTGTGTTGCTGGCGGATCCCTTCAATGCAAAGAAGCATGATTAAGTACTTCACGTCCAACCCAGCCTCCA AAACGCGGTGCCTTCCCATGGTCCTGTCCTCCTTCAGCCACTACTCCATTATCCACATGGTGGCCAACATGTATGTCCTGTGGACATTCTCCTCAGGAATTGTCTCTCTCTTAGGGAAGGAGCAGTTTCTTGCAGTCTACCTGTCTGCCG GTGTGATTTCCACGATGGTTAGCTACATGTGTAAAACAGCCACTGGACGTCTCCATCCATCATTAGGAGCA TCAGGTGCCGTCATGGCAGTACTGGCCGCAGTCTGTGCAAAGGTACCAGAGGCCAAACTAGGCATAATCTTTCTCCCCATGGTCACTTTCACAGCAGGAAAT GCTCTGAAAGCGCTTGTTGCCATAGATACAGCAGGGCTTATACTGGGATGGCGGCTGTTTGACCATGCAGCTCATCTTGGCGGAGCCCTCTTTGGAGT ATGGTATGTAGCATATGGTCACAAACTGATTTGGAGGAAGAGGGAGCCTCTTGTGAAGCTGTGGCACGACATGCGTTCTCCAGGTGCTGGTGGATCCAGGCCTGGAGGTGGGCCTGGGgtcagtggtggtggtggtggaggaccTGGACCACAATGA
- the parla gene encoding presenilins-associated rhomboid-like protein, mitochondrial isoform X1, with protein MAWRGCVMKWAKTEFNRSTNTTSRSSSRLNRCNQQRCGFHREAKRPNTKKGNVTQETTSEAGAPGPPPPPKAPKPTLFKPLMFTVGFTGCSFGAAAILQYETLKSRVQTVKDEDEKLLQGSQDMAYWHDWWNQLSGFQRQLIFLMSMVDDYWSSLTEGQRTVTGIIAVNAVVLCCWRIPSMQRSMIKYFTSNPASKTRCLPMVLSSFSHYSIIHMVANMYVLWTFSSGIVSLLGKEQFLAVYLSAGVISTMVSYMCKTATGRLHPSLGASGAVMAVLAAVCAKVPEAKLGIIFLPMVTFTAGNALKALVAIDTAGLILGWRLFDHAAHLGGALFGVWYVAYGHKLIWRKREPLVKLWHDMRSPGAGGSRPGGGPGVSGGGGGGPGPQ; from the exons ATGGCGTGGAGAGGATGTGTAATGAAATGGGCCAAAACAGAGTTCAACAGATCCACCAACACTACTTCACGAAGCTCCAG CAGACTGAACCGCTGCAACCAACAGAGGTGCGGTTTCCATCGGGAAGCCAAAAGGCCGAatacaaagaaaggaaatgtcACCCAAGAAACGACCTCCGAGGCTGGTGCACCAGGTCCCCCACCTCCTCCCAAAGCCCCCAAGCCGACACTTTTCAAACCGCTGATGTTCACAGTAGGG TTTACAGGCTGCTCCTTTGGTGCGGCGGCCATTCTGCAATATGAGACCCTGAAGTCAAGAGTTCAGACTGtaaaagatgaagatgaaaaacTGTTACAG GGCTCCCAGGACATGGCGTACTGGCATGACTGGTGGAACCAGCTGTCAGGCTTCCAGCGACAGCTCATCTTCCTGATGTCCATGGTGGATGACTACTGGAGCAGCctcacagagggacagaggacTGTCACTG GTATCATTGCAGTAAATGCTGTAGTCCTGTGTTGCTGGCGGATCCCTTCAATGCAAAGAAGCATGATTAAGTACTTCACGTCCAACCCAGCCTCCA AAACGCGGTGCCTTCCCATGGTCCTGTCCTCCTTCAGCCACTACTCCATTATCCACATGGTGGCCAACATGTATGTCCTGTGGACATTCTCCTCAGGAATTGTCTCTCTCTTAGGGAAGGAGCAGTTTCTTGCAGTCTACCTGTCTGCCG GTGTGATTTCCACGATGGTTAGCTACATGTGTAAAACAGCCACTGGACGTCTCCATCCATCATTAGGAGCA TCAGGTGCCGTCATGGCAGTACTGGCCGCAGTCTGTGCAAAGGTACCAGAGGCCAAACTAGGCATAATCTTTCTCCCCATGGTCACTTTCACAGCAGGAAAT GCTCTGAAAGCGCTTGTTGCCATAGATACAGCAGGGCTTATACTGGGATGGCGGCTGTTTGACCATGCAGCTCATCTTGGCGGAGCCCTCTTTGGAGT ATGGTATGTAGCATATGGTCACAAACTGATTTGGAGGAAGAGGGAGCCTCTTGTGAAGCTGTGGCACGACATGCGTTCTCCAGGTGCTGGTGGATCCAGGCCTGGAGGTGGGCCTGGGgtcagtggtggtggtggtggaggaccTGGACCACAATGA
- the parla gene encoding presenilins-associated rhomboid-like protein, mitochondrial isoform X2, with translation MAWRGCVMKWAKTEFNRSTNTTSRSSRLNRCNQQRCGFHREAKRPNTKKGNVTQETTSEAGAPGPPPPPKAPKPTLFKPLMFTVGFTGCSFGAAAILQYETLKSRVQTVKDEDEKLLQGSQDMAYWHDWWNQLSGFQRQLIFLMSMVDDYWSSLTEGQRTVTGIIAVNAVVLCCWRIPSMQRSMIKYFTSNPASKTRCLPMVLSSFSHYSIIHMVANMYVLWTFSSGIVSLLGKEQFLAVYLSAGVISTMVSYMCKTATGRLHPSLGASGAVMAVLAAVCAKVPEAKLGIIFLPMVTFTAGNALKALVAIDTAGLILGWRLFDHAAHLGGALFGVWYVAYGHKLIWRKREPLVKLWHDMRSPGAGGSRPGGGPGVSGGGGGGPGPQ, from the exons ATGGCGTGGAGAGGATGTGTAATGAAATGGGCCAAAACAGAGTTCAACAGATCCACCAACACTACTTCACGAAGCTCCAG ACTGAACCGCTGCAACCAACAGAGGTGCGGTTTCCATCGGGAAGCCAAAAGGCCGAatacaaagaaaggaaatgtcACCCAAGAAACGACCTCCGAGGCTGGTGCACCAGGTCCCCCACCTCCTCCCAAAGCCCCCAAGCCGACACTTTTCAAACCGCTGATGTTCACAGTAGGG TTTACAGGCTGCTCCTTTGGTGCGGCGGCCATTCTGCAATATGAGACCCTGAAGTCAAGAGTTCAGACTGtaaaagatgaagatgaaaaacTGTTACAG GGCTCCCAGGACATGGCGTACTGGCATGACTGGTGGAACCAGCTGTCAGGCTTCCAGCGACAGCTCATCTTCCTGATGTCCATGGTGGATGACTACTGGAGCAGCctcacagagggacagaggacTGTCACTG GTATCATTGCAGTAAATGCTGTAGTCCTGTGTTGCTGGCGGATCCCTTCAATGCAAAGAAGCATGATTAAGTACTTCACGTCCAACCCAGCCTCCA AAACGCGGTGCCTTCCCATGGTCCTGTCCTCCTTCAGCCACTACTCCATTATCCACATGGTGGCCAACATGTATGTCCTGTGGACATTCTCCTCAGGAATTGTCTCTCTCTTAGGGAAGGAGCAGTTTCTTGCAGTCTACCTGTCTGCCG GTGTGATTTCCACGATGGTTAGCTACATGTGTAAAACAGCCACTGGACGTCTCCATCCATCATTAGGAGCA TCAGGTGCCGTCATGGCAGTACTGGCCGCAGTCTGTGCAAAGGTACCAGAGGCCAAACTAGGCATAATCTTTCTCCCCATGGTCACTTTCACAGCAGGAAAT GCTCTGAAAGCGCTTGTTGCCATAGATACAGCAGGGCTTATACTGGGATGGCGGCTGTTTGACCATGCAGCTCATCTTGGCGGAGCCCTCTTTGGAGT ATGGTATGTAGCATATGGTCACAAACTGATTTGGAGGAAGAGGGAGCCTCTTGTGAAGCTGTGGCACGACATGCGTTCTCCAGGTGCTGGTGGATCCAGGCCTGGAGGTGGGCCTGGGgtcagtggtggtggtggtggaggaccTGGACCACAATGA
- the LOC122886682 gene encoding mucin-7-like, with protein sequence MAGENGRGHRSRQNVAVLLVLCALAPSLTCFSLRGLSKRVKQGKVVVAATVTDIRTGSILFNGKELNSRSGSTSAAATGKDELLHVESDQSDGTGWSRGRRQDMDSREASWRRMASSLQCGGDHLKFRAVGPGASQFVVEQGNAPPMPLSQVPSTCGYNIQRNSLALVMLVPYDGCNMVQEGGSYVLPMRWQGVPVLLRCPKTTTAAPTTTTVPVRTTAPTTKTPEMPHFPQYPPFPPYYPYFTPPPPTTTAAAPTTTAAASTTKTPEMPHFPQYPLFPPYYPYFTPPPPTTTAAAPTTTAAAPTTTAAAPTTTAAAPTTTAAAPTTTAAATTTTAAHASLLPSTKTPKMPHFSIQRLLPLLSLLYCPSCNHSCYCSNDNCCCINHKDT encoded by the exons ATGGCAGGTGAAAATGGAAGGGGACACCGGTCACGTCAAAATGTGGCAGTCCTATTGGTCCTGTGCGCTTTGGCCCCGAGTTTAACTTGCTTTAGCTTGCGAGGGCTGAGCAAAAGAGTTAAGCAGGGCAAGGTAGTTGTTGCGGCTACAGTGACGGACATAAGGACAGGAAGCATTCTCTTCAATGGAAAAGAGCTTAACTCCCGGTCAGGGTCCACCTCTGCCGCTGCCACAGGAAAGGATGAATTGCTGCATGTTGAGTCGGATCAATCAGATGGCACAG GTTGGTCAAGAGGACGAAGGCAAGATATGGATTCTAGGGAAGCATCATGGAGGCGCATGGCATCTTCTCTGCAGTGTGGTGGGGACCATTTGAAGTTCAGAGCAGTGGGACCGGGAGCTTCACAGTTTGTAGTGGAACAAG GAAATGCACCTCCAATGCCTCTGTCCCAGGTCCCTTCCACCTGTGGCTACAACATACAGAGAAACTCCCTTGCACTTGTTATGTTGGTTCCCTATGATGGCTGCAACATGGTTCAAGAG GGTGGAAGTTATGTGCTCCCAATGCGTTGGCAGGGAGTTCCAGTGTTACTCAGGTGTCCCAAAACCACAACTGCTGCGCCAACCACAACTACTGTGCCAGTCAGAACTACTGCGCCAACAACAAAGACACCAGAAATGCCTCACTTTCCGCAATACCCCCCTTTTCCCCCTTATTATCCTTACTTTACTCCCCCTCCTCCaacgacaactgctgctgctccaacgacaactgctgctgcGTCAACCACAAAGACACCAGAAATGCCTCACTTTCCGCAATACCCCCTTTTCCCCCCTTATTATCCTTACTTTACTCCCCCTCCTCCaacgacaactgctgctgctccaacgacaactgctgctgctccaacgacaactgctgctgctccaacgacaactgctgctg CTCCaacgacaactgctgctgctccaacgacaactgctgctgcaacgACAACGACTGCTGCTCATGCCTCACTGCTGCCGTCAACCAAGACACCTAAAATGCCTCACTTTTCCATCCAACGACTTTTGCCCCTTTTATCCTTACTTTACTGCCCCTCCTGCAACCACAGCTGCTACTGCTCCaacgacaactgctgctgcatCAACCACAAAGACACCTAA